The Methanocella arvoryzae MRE50 DNA window GCACGGAAATCAATACCAGCACCAGCTTCGGCACTGGTACCAGTACGCCGACGAGCACCCCGGCTCCGACTGCCCAGGGAACCACGGAAACGGTCGTCACAGGAGCCCCGACGGTTACCACGACTGGAGATAAGGTTACTATTACAGGTTCTCAGGACGGCACTGTCGATCCGAAGCTCGAATCTGGCGGCTACATCGTAGAGATTCTGTATAAGGATGAAGTTGAAGTGGATGCCGGCAACTACTTTGTACAGGCAACCGAAAACATGTTCCCTGCCAGGCCCGACGGCTGGCACCTGTCCATTACCCCGGCTGACATCCAGGGTGGAAACCCCATCAAGATCAAGGCTTCCAACCCCTACGTGGTCACTTTCACCAAACTGCCCCTGGCAGCCACGCCTGACACCACGCCTAAGACATACAAAGGAACCGGCAGCAGTGTCGTGGGCCCCATTACCCTGAACCAGGGAACGGTGACTCTGAAAGGCGTATCAGGCAAGGTCAAGGCACAGCTTTACGATGCCACCACAGGTATCTTTGTCACGTTTGATCGCAGCCTTTACGAGGACATGGATACCCCAGCGGAGGTAACTGAGGATGTGCTGCAGGATGGCTCGTACCTGATACAGGTGATTGACGATAAATACAGCGACTGGGAATTTACGGTTTCTCAGTAGAAGAATATTGCCGGCCGACTGGCCGGTCTTTTTTATATAATGTTAGCCAGATAGCGGTAGCATTCCGAATATCCAGCCCTTTTAGATCGATAACAGTTCCGCCTATCTGTGACATCAAAGCTATGCGAATGCGAGCCAGCCGGGCTCTGGCCTGGAAGGGATTAGCCGATAACCCGATCCACTGTATCCGGTTAACCGGTATAATGTGAGTCTTTCTCCCGAGAAGCCTTGACCGGATGATCAGAGCTCTGTCATCGAGACGGTATCCGGCATCCAGGTACTGGAAGATCGTTAGTATAAGGATAGGAATGGCTATCAGTGCAAGCAGGTAAGCCCATGGTACTAAGTAGATGATCCCGCAGATTATTGCGGTTATGGCGATACCAGGCACCAGGTAGCCGGGCAGTGCTCTCGAAGGTAGCGGGGATACTGAAAGGTCGGCCGAAAACTCGGGAAGCACACGGTCGAGGAATTGCTTTACCTGGCTTCTCGGTAACAGGGGGAATATAATTTTGGCCTCGTTTGCCTTGCTGCCATAGCCTGCGCTGATGACTTCCACCGAGGCGAGGCCGAACGGCTGCCTTAGCAGGCTTTCGGTGACGGTGATCGCCTGGATCTTCTTGATGGGAAGGGTAACCTGCCTCCGGTCGAGAATACCCCGGTCTATGATGATCCTGTCTTCCAGCCTGGTGATAGTAAAGCCGCCAAGCCGGATTATAGAGCCTGCGACAGATAATAGCCAGGACAATGCCAGAATGGCAGCGAGCAGGATGATGATCGACAACCAGCCGCTGCTGGCCTGGTGTATCAGGTATTCAACGATGATCAGAAAGATGTTCATCCCCGGGATGAAATCGTCTAGCTGGGACATCAGGGCGATGATCGCAAAGAAGATTACTCCGATGCCGTTCGACGTGGTGGCTGCCTGTAAAAGGGCCTTTACCGACAGCCGTTCGACGATCAGGTTCTCATGCTCCACAACGCTCTCCTCGATGTGCCCGCTACCGATCAGAGCCTTGAGCTCTTCCGCATCCCGGCGTGTCAGCGCTGAAAGGGAGAATTCCGCCTTTTTATCGTTCCCAGCGGTCTGAACTTCGAGGCTGACCAGGCCGAAGAGCCGCTGTATTAAGCCTTCGTTTATTTGCACTCCCTGGATGCGCTCGAAAGGAATCGTACGCTTTTTAGTGGTGATTACCCCGGACTCCATGTAAAGCTCGTGACCCCTGACGTAGTAGACGAGCCTCCACCATGCCAGTACTGTATAGGCGCAATAAGCCACGATAGCTACAGGGATCAGATAACTGATCCACGCGGTGAGGTCTCCTCTGGCGAGCAGGACGATGGCGATCGGTAAAAATGCCTGAATCAGCCCGTAGACGTTCTTGAACAGGAGAGTGAGGACGGCTGCGGGATGCAGGCGTCTCGGCTTATCCATCATGTTCTTCTGTCACCCGCGCCAGCTCTGCGATCCGATCCCGCAACGCTGCCGCAACACTGTCTGACAGGGCAGGAATCGCGTGTGTGCCGGCCGCGGTAGCGATGGTCACTGTCGCCAGCCCAAACAGCCTCAGCAGCGGGCCTTTGACGGTATCCACATGCTGGACCCGGGTCATGGGGATCAAAGTCCGGTGCTTGACGACTACGCCGTGCCGAAGATAGATTTCCATGTCGCTGATCTCGTATCGCCATGTATTCCACCTTACAGTTGGCACAATCAAAATTTCATAGACAGATCCGATCAAGGCCAGTACGGCAAGTACAGCAGTTACCCACTCTGGCAGCACCTGCCAGAGGCTTGAGGCGTACCAGTATGACACCACTACAATCCAGTAGATGACTGCTGAGATTACTCCGGCTAAACGCCAGTAGTTCACCGCACGGCTGTCGAGCCGGTGCTCGGGTTCTTCGCGCATGACAGATACCGCTACAAAGATGATGCTAAAAAATGGGCGGAGGCAAGCGGTTTACTGCTTGCCCTCGTGCTGCTTCTTCAAGTACGGCATGAGGCCGCCGGCCTCTAAGAGCTGCTGCATGAACTCGGGGATCGGTTTCATAGGTAAAGTCTGTCCCGTGGTGTGGTTGATTACCAGGTTCTTAGCAAAGTCCACTTCGAGTTCATCGCCTTGCTTTGCTGCCTTCGAGATACCCTTACACTCTATGAGAGGAAGGCCGATGTTAAACCCGTTCCTGTAGAAGATCCTCGCGTAGGATTCTGCAATGATACAGGATACATCGCACGCCATGATGACCTGGGGTGCCTGCTCTCTTGAGGAGCCGCAGCCGAAGTTGTTCGCTGCGACCAGAATCGGGCTCTTCACTTTCTGGGCATCCGTGTAGAACGTCGGGTCGATGGACTCGAACGCGTGGACGGCCAGCTTTTTCAGGTCGAGCTCGTCGTACTTGTACTTGCCCGAGATGACTTCATCGGTGTTGGTGTCAGGAGGATAAATCCTGAGAACCTGAGATCTGATATTTTTCAGGGCCATTTTAGAGCACCTCCCTCGGGTCGGTTACCTTGCCATATATGGCACTGACTGCCGCCACAGGCACGTTAGAGAGATAAATTTCAGACTTGTTGTTGCCCATCCTGCCTTTAAAATTACGATTCTGGGTGGACAGCACTTTCTCGCCGTCGCCCAGTGCTACGGTCCGTCCTATGCAGAAGCCGCAACCCGGCGGGCATACCGCTGCTCCGGCCTCGACAAGAGTCTGGATGTAGCCTGCCTGCATGGCTTCGAGCATTACTCCTCTGCTGGCAGCGTAAACCACGAGGCGGGTGTCCTTGTGAACTTTCTTGCCTTTGAGAATTTCGGCTGCGACCTTGAGGTCTTCCAGCCTGCCGTTAGTGCAGGAACCAATGCATACCTGGTCGAGCTCCATGCCTGCGAACTCAGATACCGGCTTGACGTTGTCTACCCTGTGGGGGTAGGCAATGAGGGGCTCGAGTTTGGTGGCGTCGACTTGCAGTTCGTTGGCATAGTGGGCATCCGGGTCTGCGGCGAGAGGCTTGTACTCGTGTTCGCGGCCGTACTTTGCCAGGAACTGCCGTACCTTCTCGTCCGCGGCGCACAGGCCGACTTTACCGCCCGCTTCGATGGCCATGTTGGACATGACCAGCCTGGACTCGACGGACATGTTCTTGACCGTGTCGCCCATAAATTCCATGCTCATATAAGTCGCGCCGTCTGCGGTGATCTCCCTGACGATGTGCAAGAAAACGTCTTTAGAGGTGACGTATTTCGGCAGTTCGCCGTTGATGTCGAACTTGAATGCCTCGGGAACGCGCAGCCAGGTGGTGCCGTACGCCATGATGGCGCCGACGTCGGTGGAGCCCATGCCCGTGCCGAACGCTGCGAGAGCACCGTGGGTGCAGGTGTGGCTGTCGCCGCCGATGATGATCTTGCCCGGGGCGGAGAACTTCTCGGCTACGATCTGGTGGCAAATACCATCGCCGTTCTCGAAGAAGTACGGCATGTTGTTCTCCTTCGCGAACTTCCTCATGAAGATCTGGACGTTGGAGACCTGCTCGCTGGGAGACGGAGACGCGTGGTCGCAAACCCCCGCCACTTTCTCAGGATCGAACACCTTTCGGGTGTTCAATTCTTTCTCCATCTGCTGGATAGCCAGCGGCATTGTGCCGTCGTGTGAAAATACGAAGTCGACGGGGACAGTGACGATGTCGCCCGGCGCACAGTCCTTCCCGCTCTTTGCGGACAAAATTTTCTCTGCTAGCGTCTTGCCCATCTAGGTTCACCTGAAGGTGTGTGATGCTATTGCAGGTTTAGATTATAAGTTTTTTCATGTCCGGCCAGAGGCGGGACGGAAGTTTAAGGATACGGGTTACGTGTAGGCGTAAGCAACCGTAAAGCCCTGGTTGTCCGGCTCTGCCATTAAAAAAAGGGAGGACATCCACGGAAGGGATGTCCGCCAACGATCAATCGAAGCTCTTAACTTTTCACGTACAGCGTGCCTTTTCCGGCCTCTGCACGGTCACCAGTGTAGACATTGAACAGCATCTTCTGGCCGTCGAATTCTACCTCTTCGGTGGACTTCAGGGCGAAGCCTGGCATCATGTTGCCGATCTTGCCGAGGACGTAGATGGTGCCGCGGGTCATCTGGGCGCCGACTCTGCTTTCGGCGTTGCCGTGGATGATGATCTTTCCGCCGGGCTCTTTTGCGCCGACAGCTCTGCCGGCGTGGATGCCGGCGTTGATGGTGACGTTGCCGTGCACCGTTATAGTGCCGCCGATCATGTATTCGCCTATGTCGCAGCCTGCGTTGCCTTTGACCAGGATGTTGCCGCCTTTCATGCCTCTCCAGTCGCCACGGTATGCTGCGCCCAGGTAGTTGCCGGCGTTGCCCTCGATGACGAGGTCGCCGCCTTCCATCTGGATGCCTGCGAAGGCGTCGGCGTTGCCTTTGACGAGGATGCTGCCGCCCTTCATCCAGGCGCCGCAGTACATGTCTACGTCGCCCTTGCAAAGGATGGCGCCGGCGGCCATCTTCGAGCCGATGTACTTGACTCTGGGAACGCTGCCGTTGATGACGATGGCCTGCTCTTCGGCTGTAGCGGCAGTGGTGCCGCTGATGTCGAAGAACTTGCCGAGGCGGTGGGTGGTGTTACCCTCCCACACCTGCATGTCAGCGATCTCTTCCAGAGTCCTGCCCGCGAAGTTGTCCGGAGTGATACATTCAGCTTCGAGCACGAGGTACTTTTCCCCGTTTGGCGTTAAGGTAACTTTTTCCATGATTAGTTGCCTCCTGCCAGCGGCCCTGCCTTAATTACCTGCTGATGCGGGGCATAGACGTCCTGCACCGGGTAGTTGTTCAGGGTGACCGAGTAGTACTTCAGGAACTTTTCCACGATATCGTTCATGACTTCCTTGTTGTTAAAGCCGTCTGCATCGGACCAGATAGTGTACTTCGGAGCGTCTACAGACACGACTTCGCCATCCTTGACGACGATATCGCCGCCCTTGATGGTGTAAGCCGCTCCTTCGAGAGCCTTGACGAGTACTTCCGGCTGCTGGCCGATGTCGGTGGTCTTCGGGTCCAGATCGTAGATGGAGACGTCGCCGTCTGCGCCTATGCCGAGGTGGCCCTTGTTCCTGGACATGCCGAGCGCCTTTGCGGGGCCTGCCCTGGTCATCTGGGCGAGCTCATAGAGAGTCATCTCTCTGCTGATGTCTTTGAGTTTAGTTCTCTCTCCGACCCACTTGTGGAGGGTTGCGAGTTTGGCGTCCCTGGCCTTCTTGCTCATGAGCCAGCTTGCGACGACCGGGTACCTGGTGAACGGACCTGCGTTCGGGTGGTCAGTAGTCAGGAAGCACTTCATCGGATCCTTGACAAGCAGACCGAGCTCTAAACCGGTTGCCCACTGGATACCGAAGACGTGGTTCCTGGAGTCGTAGATAAACGGCACTACGCCGGAGCCAGTCTCTAATTCTACGTCTAAGTTCGCCCATTTCAGGTGGTTGGTGGAATGGAGGACGTACTCGAACGGGCCGTCTGCTGTCATCGTCGTGGTCTCGTCGAGAGTGACGAAGCCTACGTCGATGGTCAGGTGGTCATGCGTATTGACATAATTGGCAATCTGGTCCGCTTTAGACTCAAAGTCTTTCCACGCAGTTCCCCCGTAGGAGTTGAACTGGGCGTGGGTGAAGTGCAGATTCTGGTTTCTGCCCGACTTCTTGTTGGTTTTTATACCTTCTGTTAAGGCCAGAGTCTTGAGCGTCGTCGTATAGTTGCCAGGGTGGCCGAGGTTGTTGCCGTGCAGGTGAATCGAGTGCGGCAGACCAAGCCTTTCGTTGGCATCGCACAGGCCCTGGATAATGTTTTTGGGAGTAACCTCAAAGTACGGTACGGGGTCGTCGATGTCCGTGCAGTTCTTACCCCAGCCCCAGGCTTCCGTTCCGCCGGGGTTGACGATCTTTATTACGCTTCCCTTAGTTGCTTTGAGCATCCACGCGATGAAAGCATCGAGATTGTCTTTCTGGCCTTTTTTGATGTATTCCATCACGAGCCAGTTGTTGCCCAGCAGTGTGAAGGCTGACTGGTCCAGGATCGGGGTGTCGTGCATTTCCTCGTGGGTGTGCCTTGCCAGAAGGGGCGGCATGGCCGCCTCATTGACGAAGGTGTAGCCGAGCTTGGCGTACCTGTACGCGGTGACGAAGGTGCTCGGGACGGAGAAGCCTCCGCCTGCCCTTAGCAAGTCTGTGCGGTGCTCCATGGTGTCGTGGAGCTTGTCCTCGGGCCTGTACATACGGCCCACGTTGACCTTGGGGCCTGCTACGTGGGTGTGGATGTCGA harbors:
- a CDS encoding 3-isopropylmalate dehydratase large subunit, giving the protein MGKTLAEKILSAKSGKDCAPGDIVTVPVDFVFSHDGTMPLAIQQMEKELNTRKVFDPEKVAGVCDHASPSPSEQVSNVQIFMRKFAKENNMPYFFENGDGICHQIVAEKFSAPGKIIIGGDSHTCTHGALAAFGTGMGSTDVGAIMAYGTTWLRVPEAFKFDINGELPKYVTSKDVFLHIVREITADGATYMSMEFMGDTVKNMSVESRLVMSNMAIEAGGKVGLCAADEKVRQFLAKYGREHEYKPLAADPDAHYANELQVDATKLEPLIAYPHRVDNVKPVSEFAGMELDQVCIGSCTNGRLEDLKVAAEILKGKKVHKDTRLVVYAASRGVMLEAMQAGYIQTLVEAGAAVCPPGCGFCIGRTVALGDGEKVLSTQNRNFKGRMGNNKSEIYLSNVPVAAVSAIYGKVTDPREVL
- a CDS encoding PH domain-containing protein, with the protein product MMDKPRRLHPAAVLTLLFKNVYGLIQAFLPIAIVLLARGDLTAWISYLIPVAIVAYCAYTVLAWWRLVYYVRGHELYMESGVITTKKRTIPFERIQGVQINEGLIQRLFGLVSLEVQTAGNDKKAEFSLSALTRRDAEELKALIGSGHIEESVVEHENLIVERLSVKALLQAATTSNGIGVIFFAIIALMSQLDDFIPGMNIFLIIVEYLIHQASSGWLSIIILLAAILALSWLLSVAGSIIRLGGFTITRLEDRIIIDRGILDRRQVTLPIKKIQAITVTESLLRQPFGLASVEVISAGYGSKANEAKIIFPLLPRSQVKQFLDRVLPEFSADLSVSPLPSRALPGYLVPGIAITAIICGIIYLVPWAYLLALIAIPILILTIFQYLDAGYRLDDRALIIRSRLLGRKTHIIPVNRIQWIGLSANPFQARARLARIRIALMSQIGGTVIDLKGLDIRNATAIWLTLYKKDRPVGRQYSSTEKP
- a CDS encoding PH domain-containing protein — encoded protein: MREEPEHRLDSRAVNYWRLAGVISAVIYWIVVVSYWYASSLWQVLPEWVTAVLAVLALIGSVYEILIVPTVRWNTWRYEISDMEIYLRHGVVVKHRTLIPMTRVQHVDTVKGPLLRLFGLATVTIATAAGTHAIPALSDSVAAALRDRIAELARVTEEHDG
- a CDS encoding formylmethanofuran dehydrogenase subunit C, coding for MEKVTLTPNGEKYLVLEAECITPDNFAGRTLEEIADMQVWEGNTTHRLGKFFDISGTTAATAEEQAIVINGSVPRVKYIGSKMAAGAILCKGDVDMYCGAWMKGGSILVKGNADAFAGIQMEGGDLVIEGNAGNYLGAAYRGDWRGMKGGNILVKGNAGCDIGEYMIGGTITVHGNVTINAGIHAGRAVGAKEPGGKIIIHGNAESRVGAQMTRGTIYVLGKIGNMMPGFALKSTEEVEFDGQKMLFNVYTGDRAEAGKGTLYVKS
- the fwdA gene encoding tungsten-dependent formylmethanofuran dehydrogenase subunit FwdA, coding for MSAKPLKVQNEVLIKNGYVYDPLNGVKGDVKDIAIQNGKIVEPSKLSTKAKVIDAKGKVVMPGGVDIHTHVAGPKVNVGRMYRPEDKLHDTMEHRTDLLRAGGGFSVPSTFVTAYRYAKLGYTFVNEAAMPPLLARHTHEEMHDTPILDQSAFTLLGNNWLVMEYIKKGQKDNLDAFIAWMLKATKGSVIKIVNPGGTEAWGWGKNCTDIDDPVPYFEVTPKNIIQGLCDANERLGLPHSIHLHGNNLGHPGNYTTTLKTLALTEGIKTNKKSGRNQNLHFTHAQFNSYGGTAWKDFESKADQIANYVNTHDHLTIDVGFVTLDETTTMTADGPFEYVLHSTNHLKWANLDVELETGSGVVPFIYDSRNHVFGIQWATGLELGLLVKDPMKCFLTTDHPNAGPFTRYPVVASWLMSKKARDAKLATLHKWVGERTKLKDISREMTLYELAQMTRAGPAKALGMSRNKGHLGIGADGDVSIYDLDPKTTDIGQQPEVLVKALEGAAYTIKGGDIVVKDGEVVSVDAPKYTIWSDADGFNNKEVMNDIVEKFLKYYSVTLNNYPVQDVYAPHQQVIKAGPLAGGN
- a CDS encoding LeuD/DmdB family oxidoreductase small subunit, whose translation is MALKNIRSQVLRIYPPDTNTDEVISGKYKYDELDLKKLAVHAFESIDPTFYTDAQKVKSPILVAANNFGCGSSREQAPQVIMACDVSCIIAESYARIFYRNGFNIGLPLIECKGISKAAKQGDELEVDFAKNLVINHTTGQTLPMKPIPEFMQQLLEAGGLMPYLKKQHEGKQ